The Gemmatimonadaceae bacterium DNA window GGATCGTCGGCGGCGACGCTAGCCCTCTCCGGGCCGTGCTTCGTACGCCCGCATGAGCCGCTCGGCCGCGCGCTCGTAGCCGAACTGCCGCGATTGCCCGACGGCGGCTTTGCTCAAAATCCCGCGGGCCGCAAGGATCGGAGTCAGGCGCATGGCGATTGCCTCGGGCGATGAAACAGCCGCGATCAGCGGCGTGTCGAGGCCGCGGACGAGCGCCTCGACGCCGGCAATCGGCGCACTGACCGGGACGACGCCGCAGGCCATCGCTTCGAGGATGGCGCGGTGCCCTTCGTCCGAGCCGCGCGCGGCGAAGAGCAGCGCGTCGGCGGCGCGGTAGTGCTCGGCGAGATCGTCCTCGTGATAGCCGGCGAAGACGGCGTCGAGGCCGAGCGCATGCGCGAGGACCTGCAGCGTGTTCTGGTGCGGGCCGTGGCCGATGACGATCATCCGGGCGTCCGGCAATGTCCGCCGAACGACCGCAAACGATTGCAGTGCGAGCTCGAAGCCGCGGTCGTGCGTCAGCTTCCCGATCGACACGGCGACCGGCACGTGTGGATCGATCCCGTAGCGCGCGCGGACGTTGTCGCCGTTCGGCGTGAACTCACGATGATCGACGGGCGGCGGCGTGAACGTAGCGCCGGGAACGGAGAACGTCTCGTTGATCACGAAGCGCAGCGGCGTCCGGCGCTGGAGGAGGAGCGAGAACGGATCGCGGCGAAGGACGCGCTCGGAGTGGTACGTCCGCGCCAGCCGCGCTTTGATCCGGCGCGCGAGCATGGCGCCGAGGACGTGGTCGTACGTGAGGTGGGCGTGGACGATGTCAAACGATCCGAGCGATTCCAGCGCTCTCACCGTCCGCCGCGCGGCGACCGGAT harbors:
- a CDS encoding glycosyltransferase family 4 protein, with amino-acid sequence LAAGNRWTGAAAPAFAEVEALRAAGVDAHYAYVGGYKLETKLKDVPFAHPLIEKAQNPVAARRTVRALESLGSFDIVHAHLTYDHVLGAMLARRIKARLARTYHSERVLRRDPFSLLLQRRTPLRFVINETFSVPGATFTPPPVDHREFTPNGDNVRARYGIDPHVPVAVSIGKLTHDRGFELALQSFAVVRRTLPDARMIVIGHGPHQNTLQVLAHALGLDAVFAGYHEDDLAEHYRAADALLFAARGSDEGHRAILEAMACGVVPVSAPIAGVEALVRGLDTPLIAAVSSPEAIAMRLTPILAARGILSKAAVGQSRQFGYERAAERLMRAYEARPGEG